The following is a genomic window from Paenibacillus thiaminolyticus.
AGAAGACTCTGCTCGGAAAACAGCGAATTCAAGTAAAGCGGGATCCTTGACGCCTATCTGCTCGCTTGGGCTGTATCGTTGTATCATGGCGACGTTGATGGCAATCACTTCTTTAACGGATAAATATTTAACTTGGTTCATCTATCTTTTAAATTTCGCAATGTCTGATCATACTCGTTGATTACGTCTGCGAGGGATTGCATAAATTCATCGCTTATTCCTTCAGGCAAGGTAACTTTATTGGCTTTTTTGATCGTAATCTCTCCACTGGATTGATTCACATCAATACTAACCGTATCGCCTTGCTCCAACCCAATTTGTTTTAAAGCATCTGTCATTGTGATACCTAAGCTATTGCCGAATTTCGTCACTTTTCGTTCCATTTCAACCACCCTATTCATTAAACTCCCTCCCTATCATCTTATTCAACTGTTTTAACAATTATACGATTTCGAATTCGAAATTCAATCTAAATGATGATTTGATAATTCTTTGCAAGCTAGTTAGCTATTAGCAGAGAGTCATCCGCTTCATCAATGCCAAAGCCAATTAAATGACTCCTAGTTATGGCCCAGCCAGTGACTCGTTCACCGAAGCTAAGCATGTTTGTCTTTTCTATTTCATAAGTAATCCACATGAATCTGTGGATTAATGAAGCGGGATACATTTAGAAGATGTAGATACCTTAAATTGCAACGTTGAAGATACGACATCCTCATAACTGGCGTGGTAGCTGGCCCCTTCCTCCACAAACGCAGACCCGTATCCTTAATATCATTAAAGGCCGGCTGTATTCCGACGGAAAGACGATGAATCCGACTTATGAGCCGTATCCTACCAAGCAGGAAGCTCTCGTTTTATTTCAATTCCAGGAAAAAGAACTGGTTGTGTACGATAAGGCGAAATGGCATTACGAAGGCGAGTTTCCGCAGGAACTGGATATCTCTCAAGCTTAGGTCCCGACCGGCATGTTCGTGGCTTAATATTCATAACGATATTTATACGGCTGTTGATTTCTCGGAAATATTGGCAGCGGGCTTGCCGACGATCTATCATGTAGACGATACTATCGAGAATTATCGCATCGTCGAACCGATTATTTCGGAACGGCACCGCGACTGGAAGCGTCGGAATCATTCCTGAACTCTTTAGATGGTTTTGAAAAGGGGTTGCATACCCTGCCAATCGCTTGTAAGGTACCGTCAATTGCATCCTCTGTGATGCCTTTGATGGCTCTTTTGCGTTCAAGGAATGCTGCCCTTGTACGTTTGCCGATTCCGAACAACCACAGTGTCATACCCAATTTCGCCATTCGGCAATTTGCTCCAAATGAAACCTCGTTCCCCATTTTCCTGTATTATAAGATAAGATGGAATCTTTTCGAGGGGGAGCGCAGCATGGGAATCTTGTCGAGGTTCAAGGATATTATGGCAAGCAATGTGAATGCTTTGTTGGATAGGGCGGAAGACCCGGAGAAGACGATTGATCAATATATGCGGAGCTTGCACCAGGACCTGGGCAAGGTGAAGGCGGAGGCGGCTTCGATGCTGGCCGATGAGGGAAGGGCCCGCAGGGCGTTGGATGAATGCAATGCGGAGATCCGCAAGCTGCAGCGTTACGCGGAGAAGTCCGTGGAAGCCGGCAAGGAAGAGGAAGCGCGCAAGTTCCTCGAGAGGAAGGCAGCGCTGGCAGGGAAACAAAGTGAATTGCAAACGGCTTATGAATTGGCTTCGGCCAACGCCGCAAAGATGAAGCAAATGCAGGATAAGCTGGTAGCGGATATCGGCCGGCTGGAAGCGCGGCATTCGGAGCTGAAAGGGAAGCTGGCGGCTATCAAAATGAATTCCGGCGGTTCTTCCTTGGGTGATGTCAATTCCTCGTTCGATGCCCTGGAAGTGAAGGCGAATCGCGCCCTCGATGAAGCGATGGCCTTGGCCGAGCTTCGAGCAGGATCGAAGGAAGACGATCTGGATGACCTGATTGCGCAATTGGAGGAGGATATGCGCAATAATGCGAAACCACCCACCAATGCGGAAGATGAATTGGCTGCACTCAAAGAGAAATTGAACAAGAAGGAATAGTGGCTTCTTTGTAGATAGGGGTGAGCAGATGCCGGTTATCGAATATAAATGTCCGAACTGCGGCAGCGGGATGGAGTTCAATGCAGATACAGGAATGTTATCCTGCCGCAGCTGCGGAAGGGAAGACAATATCGAGCGAATTCCCGATCCTTTGATGAAGCAAGTGTTTTCGGAAGAAGATGAGACCAGAGAATATCATTGCAATAGTTGCGGAGCTGTCATTATCACTGAGGCGGAGACGAGCGCAACGAACTGCAATTTCTGCGGATCGGCCGTCGTGCTCGGCGATCGGCTGACCGGGGAACTGGCCCCGGCGAAGATTATTCCTTTTTCCATCAGTAAGGAACAAGCAATGAAGGCTTTCCGCAAATGGTGCCGAGGCGGCCTGGTGACGCCAAGCGGGTTTATGACAGCGGATCGAATCAAAGGAATCACCGGGTTGTATGTGCCGTTTTGGCTCTATGATTTGCATAATGAAGTCGAAGCGCACGCCCGTGCTACGAGAGTGAGCACGTACAGATCGGGAGACTACGAGTATACCAAAACAGATTATTATGACGTATACCGAGAAATCCATCTCGATTACGTAAGGGTACCGATTGACGCTTCGAAGAAAATGAATGATGAACTGATGGATAAATTGGAGCCTTTTCCTTATGGTAAGCTGGAACGCTTCAAAACGCCGTATCTGGCCGGTTACATTGCCGAAAAGTACAGCTATAACGAGGAACAGCTATACCCCCGGGTGAAACATAAGGTAGAAGACTATATCCGCTCGTATATAAAGTCAACGGTGTCGGGATATACGACCGTGAACTATACCGATGTCAACATTGATACCGAACTGGAGCGTGCCGATTATGTCCTGCTCCCGGTATGGATGGTGAACTATGATTACAATAAAAAGGAGTATACGTTTGCCATGAATGGCCAGACGGGCAAGGTG
Proteins encoded in this region:
- a CDS encoding AbrB/MazE/SpoVT family DNA-binding domain-containing protein, translating into MNRVVEMERKVTKFGNSLGITMTDALKQIGLEQGDTVSIDVNQSSGEITIKKANKVTLPEGISDEFMQSLADVINEYDQTLRNLKDR
- a CDS encoding PspA/IM30 family protein, which produces MGILSRFKDIMASNVNALLDRAEDPEKTIDQYMRSLHQDLGKVKAEAASMLADEGRARRALDECNAEIRKLQRYAEKSVEAGKEEEARKFLERKAALAGKQSELQTAYELASANAAKMKQMQDKLVADIGRLEARHSELKGKLAAIKMNSGGSSLGDVNSSFDALEVKANRALDEAMALAELRAGSKEDDLDDLIAQLEEDMRNNAKPPTNAEDELAALKEKLNKKE
- a CDS encoding TFIIB-type zinc ribbon-containing protein codes for the protein MPVIEYKCPNCGSGMEFNADTGMLSCRSCGREDNIERIPDPLMKQVFSEEDETREYHCNSCGAVIITEAETSATNCNFCGSAVVLGDRLTGELAPAKIIPFSISKEQAMKAFRKWCRGGLVTPSGFMTADRIKGITGLYVPFWLYDLHNEVEAHARATRVSTYRSGDYEYTKTDYYDVYREIHLDYVRVPIDASKKMNDELMDKLEPFPYGKLERFKTPYLAGYIAEKYSYNEEQLYPRVKHKVEDYIRSYIKSTVSGYTTVNYTDVNIDTELERADYVLLPVWMVNYDYNKKEYTFAMNGQTGKVVGKPPISKGKVAAWFAGISAASFLVMHAVSSWVLGGGLW